A genome region from Schistocerca americana isolate TAMUIC-IGC-003095 chromosome 1, iqSchAmer2.1, whole genome shotgun sequence includes the following:
- the LOC124596412 gene encoding histone-lysine N-methyltransferase SETMAR has translation MCDNVLSSSVDSEILTGDEENVADNYNHPIEGLIYTPCNIPGPGANIEDFETQYAVGCSCRNGICVSELDCECIRSYNRSYDGNGCLLPERIVGCIMECNSLCLCGRQSRCGNRICQLGPADGLEICMTGNGKGMGLRTTKKIAVGSFICEYAGEIIGIEEAKRRAQSQSDSDMNYIFVLNEHLANGNLLKTCVDPTVIGNIGRYINHSCQPNSVVIPVRTNTLIPKIGIFAADVIQPGEEITFDYGGNSSAECNVKSNKLCLCGSINCKKYLPYDALLYLE, from the coding sequence ATGTGTGACAATGTTTTATCTAGCTCAGTGGACAGTGAGATCCTAACTGGAGATGAAGAAAATGTGGCTGACAATTACAACCATCCCATTGAAGGTCTAATTTATACACCATGTAACATACCAGGCCCAGGAGCTAATATTGAAGACTTTGAAACACAATATGCTGTGGGATGCAGCTGCAGAAATGGTATTTGTGTTTCAGAATTGGATTGTGAATGTATAAGATCTTACAACAGAAGCTATGATGGAAACGGGTGCTTGTTGCCAGAGAGGATTGTTGGTTGTATTATGGAGTGCAACTCCTTGTGTCTTTGTGGACGTCAGTCCAGATGTGGAAATAGAATTTGTCAACTTGGTCCAGCGGATGGTCTGGAGATATGTATGACAGGTAATGGGAAAGGTATGGGACTCAGGACAACAAAGAAAATTGCTGTAGGTTCATTTATCTGTGAATATGCTGGAGAAATAATAGGAATAGAGGAAGCAAAACGTAGAGCACAGTCACAAAGTGACAGTGACATGAACTATATATTTGTTTTGAATGAACATTTAGCCAATGGTAATTTGTTAAAAACCTGTGTTGACCCTACAGTGATTGGAAACATTGGCCGTTATATCAATCATTCTTGTCAGCCGAATTCAGTTGTCATCCCAGTGAGAACAAACACACTAATTCCTAAAATTGGTATCTTTGCTGCAGATGTGATACAGCCTGgtgaagaaataacatttgatTATGGAGGTAACAGCAGTGCTGAATGTAATGTAAAGAGCAACAAACTTTGCCTTTGTGGTTCTATTAATTGTAAAAAGTATCTTCCATATGATGCTTTGTTGTATTTAGAGTGA